AGGCAGAGCCAGCCCCAGAGCGGCCAGCCGTTGCCGCGTCCCTGGACCAGCGGCAGCACCACGGCGACCAGTCCGCCCGCCAGCACCAGGCTGCCCGCCAGGTCGGGCCGGGCGGCCGAGCGCTCCCGGTCGGCGGGCACCAGGGCGGCGCCCGCGGCGAGGCACACCACGGCGATCGGTACGTTCACCAGGAAGACGGACCGCCAGCCCAGGCCGAACAGGTCGGCGTCGGTCAGCACACCGCCCAGCAGCAGGCCGATGCCGGAGGCGAAGCCCGCGACCGCGCCGTACATGCCGAAGGCGGCACCGCGCTCCTTGCCGTGGAACAGCGTCCGGAACGAGCCCATCACCTGCGGGGTGAGCACGGCGGCGGCCACACCCTGCACCGCGCGGGCGGCGATCAGCTGGCCCGGCCCCTGGGCGAGACCGCAGGCGAGGCTGGCCAGGCCGAAGGCGGCGGTGCCGGCCAGGAAGAGCGCCTTCCGCCCGTACCGGTCGCCGAGGTGGCCGGCCACCACCAGGGTGGCGGCGAAGCCGAGCAGGTAGGCGGAGACCAGCCACTGCAGGTCGGCCTCGGAGGCGTGCAGGTCCCGGCCGACGGACGGGATCGCGACGTTCACGATGGTCACGTCCAGCAGGTCCATCAGTGCGGCGGTCATCATCACGGCCGCGGCGGCCCAGCGGCGGGGGTGCGGCGCGGTCGGCGGGCTGTCGGCCGTGGGTGCCAGTGCGGTCATCTCTCCTGCCCTCCAGGAGTTCGGGCGCA
This genomic window from Streptomyces sp. TLI_235 contains:
- a CDS encoding EmrB/QacA subfamily drug resistance transporter, whose product is MTALAPTADSPPTAPHPRRWAAAAVMMTAALMDLLDVTIVNVAIPSVGRDLHASEADLQWLVSAYLLGFAATLVVAGHLGDRYGRKALFLAGTAAFGLASLACGLAQGPGQLIAARAVQGVAAAVLTPQVMGSFRTLFHGKERGAAFGMYGAVAGFASGIGLLLGGVLTDADLFGLGWRSVFLVNVPIAVVCLAAGAALVPADRERSAARPDLAGSLVLAGGLVAVVLPLVQGRGNGWPLWGWLCLAAGVLAVAGLALAQSRRRGGTVPLLPARAFRLKSFSVGLLVQLLFSVAMQGFFLVFAIWLQGGQGYTPMQAGLVTAAFSIGGFLTAPVADGLAVRYGRLVLLAGAVLLAAGCAWIGHAVSGAAAAHTGAWPLVPGLLVAGAGLGFLVVPLVNVVLSAVPADLAGGASGIFSTAQQFGGALGVATLATLFFQHAGEGLGPAMTAVLPWVVGVFAATGALCLALPRTALASRDG